One segment of Carya illinoinensis cultivar Pawnee chromosome 13, C.illinoinensisPawnee_v1, whole genome shotgun sequence DNA contains the following:
- the LOC122292150 gene encoding DNA ligase 1, with protein sequence MLPLRLCYCLRHPPSLSHPLKALSFSPFPTKPFCPSLKPFASTNPKTFTMSSRPSAFDALMSGARAAAKKNTLPRSSSPKKRKSLDSDSPTNTSIFHSLAPDISISQELKSVDESIGSDAAPAAKKNKIRAVTVEQTIAQFKTKMPQLKKKAGDFDPSSVAWWGEGERVPFIFLCLILDMISNETGRIVITDIVCNMLRTVIHTTPDDLVAVVYLSANRIAPAHEGLELGIGDASIIKALSEACGRTEVQVKKQYKELGDLGLVAKSSRSSQSMMRKPDALTVIKVFNTFRLIAKESGKDSQEKKKNHIKGLLVAATDCEPQYLIRLLQTKLRIGLAEQTLLAALGQAAVYTEKHSTPPPNIQSPVEEAAKIVKQVYSVLPVYDKIVPALLSGGVWNLPKTCNFTPGVPLGPMLAKPTKGVSEIVNKFQDMEFTCEYKYDGERAQIHYMDNGSVEIYSRNAERNTGKFPDVVIAISRLKKPSIQSFVLDCELVAYDREKQKILPFQVLSTRARKNVAVSDIKVDVCIFAFDMLYLNGQPLLQEELKVRREHLYNSFAEERGLFQFATSIISNDLEEIQKFLDTAVDSSCEGLIIKTLTRDATYEPAKRSHNWLKLKKDYMDSIGDSLDLVPIAAFHGRGKRTGVYGAFLLACYDSNNEEFQSICKIGTGFSEAVLEERSVSLRSKVIPKPKPYFRYADSMNPDVWFEPTEVWEVKAADLTISPVHRAAIGIVDPDKGISLRFPRLVRVREDKTPEQSSSSEQVADMYNAQKHNHLNNQDDNEDD encoded by the exons ATGCTCCCACTCCGTTTATGCTACTGCCTGCGGCATCCTCCCTCACTTTCTCACCCCCTCAAggccctctctttctctcccttccCCACCAAACCTTTCTGTCCTTCTCTGAAGCCCTTTGCTTCCACAAACCCTAAAACCTTCACCATGTCATCTCGCCCTTCCGCTTTCGACGCCCTCATGTCCGGCGCTCGGGCTGCCGCTAAGAAGAATACCCTACCCCGCTCCTCTTCTCCCAAAAAACGCAAATCCCTAGATTCAGACTCTCCCACAAACACCAGCATCTTCCATTCTTTAGCGCCCGATATCTCAATTTCCCAGGAATTGAAGAGCGTGGATGAGAGCATTGGGTCCGACGCCGCGCCCGCAGCTAAGAAGAATAAGATCCGTGCGGTGACCGTGGAGCAGACTATTGCTCAATTTAAGACCAAAATGCCACAGTTGAAGAAGAAGGCGGGGGACTTCGATCCAAGCTCGGTTGCATGGTGGGGTGAGGGTGAGAGGGTTCCATTCATTTTTCTCTGTTTGATCTTGGACATGATTTCCAACGAGACGGGGCGCATTGTGATTACGGATATAGTGTGTAATATGTTGAGGACTGTGATACATACGACCCCGGATGATCTGGTGGCGGTTGTTTATCTTTCTGCGAACAGGATTGCGCCGGCGCACGAAGGTTTGGAGCTAGGAATTGGGGATGCTTCAATAATTAAGGCACTCTCGGAGGCTTGTGGGAGGACAGAGGTGCAGGTTAAAAAGCAATACAAG GAATTGGGTGACTTGGGTCTTGTGGCAAAATCAAGCCGTTCATCTCAATCTATGATGCGCAAGCCTGATGCCTTGACTGTCATCAAGGTTTTTAATACATTCCGGCTCATTGCTAAG GAATCTGGGAAAGAtagccaagaaaagaaaaaaaaccacaTCAAGGGACTACTTGTTGCTGCCACTGACTGTGAACCTCAGTATCTAATTCGTCTACTTCAG ACGAAGTTGCGCATTGGATTGGCAGAGCAGACCCTATTAGCTGCATTGGGTCAAGCTGCTGTCTATACTGAAAAACATTCTACACCACCTCCAAACATTCAGTCTCCAGTAGAAGAG GCTGCAAAGATTGTTAAACAAGTATACTCTGTACTCCCTGTCTATGACAAGATAGTTCCTGCTCTTCTTAGTGGTGGTGTATGGAATCTTCCAAAGACATGTAACTTTACACCTGGTGTCCCACTTGGACCTATGCTAGCAAAGCCAACCAAGGGGGTATCTGAGATTGTAAATAAGTTTCAGGATATGGAATTTACCTGTGAATACAAATACGATGGAGAACGTGCCCAG ATCCATTACATGGACAATGGTTCAGTGGAGATATATAGTCGAAATGCTGAGCGAAACACTGGAAAGTTTCCTGACGTTGTCATTGCAATTTCAAG GTTAAAGAAGCCATCTATCCAATCATTTGTTCTGGATTGTGAACTTGTTGCCTACGACCGTGAAAAACAGAAAATTCTGCCTTTCCAG GTCCTCAGCACTCGAGCTCGTAAAAATGTTGCTGTGAGTGATATCAAGGTTGATGTTTGCATATTTGCTTTTGATATGTTGTATCTTAATGGCCAACCGCTTCTTCAGGAAGAACTTAAAGTTCGTAGGGAG CACCTTTACAACTCCTTTGCAGAAGAGCGTGGACTTTTCCAGTTTGCAACCTCAATAATATCGAATGATCTTGAGGAAATACAGAAATTTCTTGACACTGCTGTTGATTCAAG TTGTGAGGGCTTAATTATTAAAACATTGACTAGAGATGCTACATATGAGCCAGCCAAGCGGTCACACAACTGGTTAAAATTGAAGAAAGACTACATGGATAG TATTGGGGACTCGCTAGATTTGGTACCTATTGCAGCTTTCCATGGCCGTGGGAAGCGTACAG GTGTCTATGGCGCTTTTCTCCTTGCTTGTTATGACAGTAATAATGAAGAATTTCAAAGCATTTGTAAAATAG GCACGGGATTTTCTGAAGCAGTGCTTGAAGAGCGTTCTGTGAGTCTACGTTCTAAAGTGATTCCTAAACCAAAG CCGTACTTCCGGTATGCAGATTCAATGAATCCAGATGTATGGTTTGAACCCACT